One genomic segment of Natrononativus amylolyticus includes these proteins:
- the trpE gene encoding anthranilate synthase component I, whose protein sequence is MTDAAAETGVDRPELDISRQHFLELAAGAASDADVPLPEPAAEVRPTVVRAVATLEVETTPLDAYAALTGRSGPADEPSSPYSFLLESAEKTASSDPDGAFRPNAAQADRHARFSYVGYDPEAVVTIGPDGAAVEALTPAAPLESMSLDGASDADVLDVLRRALPDVRLENVPDHDRQHLEGGLVGFLAYDAVYDLWLEEVGCERPDSRFPDAQFVLTTKTLAFDERDGTVSLVFTPVIEADDDPAEVYDRLEREAERVRRRLEEAGPVETGGFVRRGETAGSREAYEESVRRAKEHVLDGDIYQGVISRRRELAGEIDPLGLYEALRAVNPSPYMYLLDHDDLTVVGASPETLVSVRGREVMANPIAGTCGRGASPVEDRRLAGEMLADGKERAEHTMLVDLARNDVRRVCEPGSVRVDEFMNVLKYSHVQHIESTVTGELAAETDAFDATRAAFPAGTLSGAPKVRAMEIIDELEAEPRGLYGGGVGYYSWSGDADFAIVIRTATVEADVDRGTGPVDEADRLITVRAGAGLVADSDPAAEYEETEQKMNGVLAALEALEADTTASEASR, encoded by the coding sequence GTGACCGACGCGGCCGCTGAGACGGGAGTCGACCGCCCCGAACTCGACATCTCCCGCCAGCATTTCCTCGAGCTGGCAGCAGGTGCCGCGAGCGACGCCGACGTCCCACTCCCGGAACCAGCAGCCGAAGTCCGCCCGACCGTCGTTCGCGCCGTCGCCACGCTCGAGGTCGAGACGACCCCGCTCGACGCCTACGCCGCGCTCACGGGCCGATCCGGTCCGGCTGACGAGCCGTCGTCTCCGTACTCGTTCCTGCTCGAGAGCGCCGAGAAGACCGCCTCGAGCGATCCCGACGGCGCGTTTCGGCCGAACGCGGCTCAGGCGGACCGTCACGCCCGCTTCTCCTACGTGGGCTACGACCCGGAGGCCGTCGTCACGATCGGCCCCGACGGGGCGGCCGTCGAGGCGCTGACGCCGGCGGCACCCCTCGAGTCGATGTCCCTCGACGGCGCGTCCGACGCAGACGTCCTCGACGTGCTCAGGCGGGCGCTGCCGGACGTTCGCCTCGAGAACGTCCCCGATCACGACCGCCAGCACCTCGAGGGCGGACTGGTCGGCTTTCTCGCCTACGATGCCGTCTACGACCTCTGGCTCGAGGAGGTCGGCTGTGAACGTCCCGACTCTCGCTTCCCGGACGCCCAGTTCGTCCTGACGACGAAGACCCTCGCGTTCGACGAGCGCGACGGAACGGTTTCGCTCGTCTTCACGCCGGTGATCGAAGCCGACGACGACCCCGCGGAGGTGTACGACCGCCTCGAGCGGGAGGCCGAGCGGGTCCGGCGGCGGCTCGAGGAGGCGGGGCCGGTCGAAACCGGCGGCTTCGTCCGGCGCGGGGAGACCGCCGGCTCGCGCGAAGCCTACGAGGAGAGCGTCCGCCGGGCGAAAGAGCACGTCCTGGACGGCGACATCTACCAGGGCGTGATCTCTCGACGGCGCGAACTCGCCGGCGAGATCGACCCGCTCGGGCTGTACGAGGCGCTGCGGGCGGTCAACCCCTCGCCGTACATGTACCTGCTCGATCACGACGACCTGACCGTCGTGGGCGCGAGCCCCGAAACGCTGGTCTCCGTGCGCGGGCGGGAGGTGATGGCGAATCCGATCGCGGGCACCTGCGGGCGGGGAGCGAGTCCCGTCGAGGACCGACGGCTGGCCGGTGAGATGCTGGCGGACGGGAAGGAACGCGCCGAGCACACGATGCTCGTCGACCTCGCTCGAAACGACGTGCGGCGGGTTTGCGAGCCGGGATCGGTCAGGGTCGACGAGTTCATGAACGTCCTCAAGTACAGCCACGTCCAGCACATCGAGTCGACGGTGACGGGCGAACTCGCGGCCGAGACCGACGCGTTCGACGCGACGCGAGCCGCCTTCCCCGCCGGGACCCTCTCGGGGGCGCCGAAGGTGCGAGCGATGGAGATCATCGACGAGCTGGAGGCCGAGCCCAGGGGGTTGTACGGCGGCGGCGTCGGCTACTACTCCTGGTCCGGCGACGCCGACTTCGCGATCGTGATCCGGACGGCGACCGTCGAGGCGGACGTCGATCGCGGAACGGGTCCCGTCGACGAGGCCGACCGGCTGATCACCGTTCGCGCCGGCGCGGGGCTGGTCGCCGACAGCGACCCCGCCGCGGAGTACGAGGAGACCGAACAGAAGATGAACGGCGTCCTCGCGGCGCTCGAGGCGCTCGAGGCCGACACCACGGCCTCGGAGGCGTCCCGATGA
- the trpG gene encoding anthranilate synthase component II, producing MSATPTPATGSLPHVLFVDNFDSFTYNLVEYVSERAETTVVKNTASLADVRAAEPDAIVLSPGPGHPKNERDVGVTTDVLRELTPTVPTFGVCLGLEAAVYEFGGEIGRAPDPVHGKASAVDHDGRGVFAGLEQGFRAGRYHSLVATSVPPCFDVSATAEHGVEDRSRTENGGETLVMGVRHREYPLECVQFHPESVLTAVGHDVIENFLSLAQAAGSAPRD from the coding sequence ATGAGCGCGACGCCGACGCCCGCGACAGGTTCGCTGCCGCACGTCCTGTTCGTCGACAACTTCGACTCGTTCACCTACAACCTCGTCGAGTACGTGAGCGAGCGCGCCGAGACGACTGTGGTGAAGAACACCGCCTCGCTCGCCGACGTGCGGGCGGCAGAGCCGGACGCGATCGTCCTCAGTCCGGGGCCGGGCCATCCGAAGAACGAGCGGGACGTGGGCGTAACGACGGACGTGCTCCGCGAACTGACGCCGACGGTGCCGACGTTCGGCGTGTGTCTGGGTCTCGAGGCCGCCGTCTACGAGTTCGGCGGCGAGATCGGTCGTGCACCCGATCCGGTCCACGGGAAGGCCTCGGCCGTCGACCACGACGGCCGGGGCGTGTTCGCCGGCCTCGAGCAGGGCTTTCGGGCCGGGCGGTACCACTCGCTGGTCGCGACGTCGGTGCCGCCGTGTTTCGACGTGTCGGCGACGGCCGAACACGGCGTCGAGGACCGTTCACGGACCGAGAACGGCGGTGAGACGCTGGTCATGGGCGTCCGCCATCGGGAGTACCCACTCGAGTGCGTGCAGTTTCACCCCGAGAGCGTGCTCACGGCCGTCGGTCACGACGTGATCGAGAACTTTCTGTCGCTGGCACAGGCCGCCGGTTCGGCGCCGAGGGATTAG
- a CDS encoding adenosylcobalamin-dependent ribonucleoside-diphosphate reductase, producing the protein MSDSDIGADELTLPIKRTEGDTLAERMTDNAYQNILPARYLRRDADGELVESQEELFTRVGRNIALAEAVYEAEKRGREITVTPDQLKPDHPRRDELAAEVFGSEARSASDRSSEQSPRDDAETVLTEENVNKFAYDTVVPELPAEIRDHVEDVAETFIEGMETLSFMPNSPTLMNAGDELQQLSACFVMSPDDDLSDIHETAKKAAEVFQSGGGVGYGFWQLRPFGDSVGSTGGIASGPITFMRTYDQLCETIAQGGTRRGAQMGIMRVSHPDVIEFIHAKNKDVSLAHTLRLNDPDDYTYTTFSEALEEARELIDEDGRVPKHLRNAVEGHLSNFNISVGVTDDFMEALRNGEEYTFTNPRTGEPHVATAETKEMYGRYDLDEHVEVGEELSIPAELIWERIVEGAHENGEPGVIYLERVNKEHSFDVEKHPDHRILATNPCGEQPLEEHEACNLGHINLSTLADLEAPDWRVWSAEHADEYDSQEAAISAFLEEAIDYEEFDERIAYGTRFLENVVTMSDFPVEEIERTVRDMRKIGLGIMGLAQLYIQLGVKYGSEEGNEIARQLMTHINHEAKWTSHELAEERGSFNDWDDSKYADPLEYREWFEHQTGLDAEKFPDGFPIRNHNVTTIAPTGTTSMVGNTTGGCEPIYNVAYYKNVTDDVQGDEMLVEFDDYFLRVLEANDIDVDTVKEEAQEQMATNRFDGVEGLESVPNAIGELFVVTADVTAKQHAAVQCACQAGVDSAISKTVNAPNDSTLEDAKEVFEWVYDHGGKGVTYYRDGTRSKQVLTTRADNAEFADEAEAAEALLEQIDEIFGGLEAFLESEDVRDVLGEGTDALPRDEPVQVDFTEKRERPDSLQGVSQRIDTGYGKVYVTINEDPETGQPFELFANIGHSGGFTNSFTEALAKVISTSLRSGVDPEEIVDELCGTRSPKVAWDKGEQIQSIPDAIGTAMRRYLEGEIDKPYPKQQTLEDAADAEEAIEYEGHETDGGAAAGTPTEADRDATQDLIDAGESPECPSCGSLSLYFSEGCKSCESCGWSEC; encoded by the coding sequence ATGAGCGACTCGGACATCGGTGCGGACGAGCTCACCCTGCCGATCAAGCGCACCGAGGGCGACACCCTCGCAGAGCGCATGACCGACAACGCCTACCAGAACATCCTCCCGGCCCGCTACCTCCGGCGGGACGCCGACGGCGAGCTCGTCGAGAGTCAAGAGGAGCTCTTCACTCGCGTCGGTCGGAACATCGCGCTCGCGGAGGCCGTCTACGAGGCCGAAAAACGCGGCCGCGAGATCACGGTCACGCCCGACCAGCTCAAGCCCGATCACCCGCGCCGGGACGAGCTGGCCGCGGAGGTTTTCGGCAGCGAGGCGCGAAGCGCCTCGGACCGGTCGAGCGAGCAGAGCCCGCGAGACGACGCCGAAACCGTTCTCACCGAAGAAAACGTCAACAAGTTCGCCTACGACACGGTCGTCCCCGAGCTTCCCGCGGAGATCCGCGATCACGTCGAGGACGTCGCCGAGACGTTCATCGAGGGGATGGAAACGCTCTCGTTCATGCCGAACTCGCCGACGCTGATGAACGCCGGCGACGAACTCCAGCAGCTCTCGGCGTGTTTCGTCATGAGCCCCGACGACGACCTCTCGGACATCCACGAGACGGCCAAGAAGGCCGCCGAGGTGTTCCAGAGCGGCGGCGGCGTCGGCTACGGTTTCTGGCAGCTGCGCCCCTTCGGGGACTCGGTCGGCTCTACGGGCGGCATCGCCTCGGGTCCGATCACCTTCATGCGGACCTACGACCAGCTCTGTGAGACTATCGCCCAGGGCGGCACCCGGCGCGGCGCCCAGATGGGGATCATGCGCGTCTCCCACCCGGACGTCATCGAGTTCATCCACGCGAAGAACAAGGACGTCTCGCTCGCCCACACGCTCCGGCTCAACGACCCCGACGACTACACCTACACCACGTTCTCGGAGGCCCTCGAGGAAGCCCGCGAGCTCATCGACGAGGACGGTCGCGTCCCGAAGCACCTCCGGAACGCCGTCGAAGGCCACCTCTCTAACTTCAACATCTCGGTCGGCGTCACGGACGACTTCATGGAAGCCCTCCGGAACGGGGAGGAGTACACCTTTACGAACCCGCGGACCGGCGAGCCACACGTCGCCACCGCCGAGACGAAGGAGATGTACGGCCGGTACGACCTCGACGAGCACGTCGAAGTCGGCGAGGAGCTGTCGATTCCAGCGGAACTCATCTGGGAGCGCATCGTCGAGGGCGCCCACGAGAACGGCGAACCCGGCGTGATCTACCTAGAGCGGGTGAACAAGGAACACTCGTTCGACGTCGAGAAACACCCCGACCACCGCATCCTGGCAACGAATCCCTGCGGCGAGCAGCCCCTCGAGGAACACGAGGCCTGCAACCTCGGACACATCAACCTCTCGACGCTCGCCGACCTCGAGGCGCCCGACTGGCGCGTCTGGTCGGCCGAACACGCCGACGAGTACGACTCTCAGGAGGCGGCGATTTCCGCGTTCCTCGAGGAGGCAATCGACTACGAGGAGTTCGACGAGCGCATCGCCTACGGGACCCGGTTCCTCGAGAACGTCGTCACGATGTCCGACTTCCCCGTCGAGGAGATCGAGCGGACTGTCCGCGATATGCGCAAGATCGGTCTGGGAATCATGGGCCTCGCCCAGCTGTACATTCAGCTCGGCGTGAAGTACGGAAGCGAGGAGGGCAACGAAATCGCCCGCCAGCTGATGACTCACATCAACCACGAGGCCAAGTGGACGAGCCACGAGCTCGCAGAGGAGCGTGGCTCCTTCAACGACTGGGACGATTCGAAGTACGCCGACCCGCTCGAGTACCGCGAGTGGTTCGAACACCAGACCGGCCTCGACGCCGAGAAGTTCCCGGACGGCTTCCCGATCCGTAACCACAACGTGACGACAATCGCCCCGACCGGGACGACCTCGATGGTCGGCAATACGACCGGCGGCTGCGAGCCGATCTACAACGTCGCTTACTACAAGAACGTCACCGACGACGTCCAGGGCGACGAGATGCTCGTCGAGTTCGACGACTACTTCCTCCGGGTGCTCGAGGCCAACGACATCGACGTCGACACGGTCAAAGAGGAGGCTCAGGAGCAGATGGCCACGAACCGGTTCGACGGCGTCGAAGGGCTCGAGAGCGTACCGAACGCCATCGGCGAACTGTTCGTCGTCACCGCAGACGTCACCGCCAAACAGCACGCGGCGGTCCAGTGTGCCTGCCAGGCCGGCGTCGACTCCGCGATCTCGAAGACGGTCAACGCGCCCAACGACTCCACGCTCGAGGACGCGAAGGAGGTCTTCGAGTGGGTGTACGACCACGGCGGCAAGGGCGTCACCTACTACCGCGACGGCACCCGCTCGAAGCAGGTGCTGACGACCCGGGCCGACAACGCCGAGTTCGCCGACGAGGCAGAAGCCGCCGAGGCCCTGCTCGAACAGATCGACGAGATCTTCGGCGGCCTCGAGGCGTTCCTCGAGAGCGAAGACGTCCGCGACGTACTCGGCGAGGGGACCGACGCCCTGCCACGCGACGAGCCCGTACAGGTCGACTTCACCGAGAAGCGCGAGCGACCCGATTCGCTCCAGGGTGTCAGCCAGCGCATTGACACCGGCTACGGCAAGGTGTACGTGACGATCAACGAGGACCCCGAGACGGGCCAGCCGTTCGAACTGTTCGCGAACATCGGCCACTCCGGCGGCTTCACGAACTCCTTTACTGAGGCGCTGGCCAAGGTCATCTCGACCTCGCTGCGCTCGGGCGTCGACCCCGAGGAGATCGTCGACGAACTCTGCGGGACGCGCTCGCCGAAGGTCGCCTGGGACAAGGGCGAACAGATCCAGTCGATCCCCGACGCGATCGGCACCGCGATGCGCCGCTACCTCGAGGGCGAGATCGACAAGCCGTACCCGAAACAGCAGACGCTCGAGGACGCAGCCGACGCGGAGGAGGCGATCGAGTACGAGGGCCACGAAACCGACGGCGGAGCGGCCGCGGGGACGCCGACCGAAGCCGACCGGGACGCCACCCAGGATCTCATCGACGCCGGCGAGTCCCCGGAGTGTCCCTCCTGTGGCTCGCTGTCGCTGTACTTCTCGGAGGGCTGTAAGAGCTGCGAGTCCTGCGGCTGGTCGGAGTGCTGA
- a CDS encoding DUF4198 domain-containing protein: MIDQRPLVLEADTDEPVVGEPVTIRARDWNKPVEGVTVSSHTETAVTDESGRCQLTLRAPGFWKITAIKSPDEYVAYRPTTVLVRAISKAASRGRVQRLATHYG, from the coding sequence ATGATCGATCAGCGCCCGCTCGTTCTCGAGGCGGACACCGACGAGCCGGTCGTCGGCGAACCCGTCACGATACGGGCTCGAGACTGGAACAAGCCGGTCGAAGGTGTCACCGTCAGCAGCCACACGGAGACGGCCGTCACCGACGAGTCCGGGCGGTGTCAACTCACGCTTCGCGCGCCCGGCTTCTGGAAGATTACGGCGATCAAATCGCCCGACGAGTACGTCGCGTACAGGCCGACGACCGTACTCGTACGCGCGATCAGCAAGGCCGCCTCGAGAGGCCGAGTCCAACGGCTGGCGACACACTACGGGTGA
- a CDS encoding HVO_2523 family zinc finger protein has product MSDGGENGRRTSTARSDRPTGAPTCPHCRAPMYKRHCKYVCPQHGVIIDCSDPFR; this is encoded by the coding sequence ATGAGTGACGGTGGGGAGAACGGGCGTCGGACGTCGACCGCTCGATCCGATCGGCCGACGGGCGCGCCGACGTGTCCGCACTGCCGGGCGCCGATGTACAAGCGCCACTGCAAGTACGTCTGCCCGCAGCACGGCGTCATCATCGACTGTAGCGATCCGTTTCGCTAG
- a CDS encoding TVP38/TMEM64 family protein, with protein sequence MAPSTSVRALAGVAILGSVVAAGLFVSPTAAGPAVEAVVDDPFLFGLVVLGLYLLRPLVAWPTTPLAVIVGYGYGVAVGVPVALGGVCLTVVPTYVAVRWLENGRRPAVDSASRGYLERAVDVSERYYEATGPVRGVVASRLAPIPSDVSTAAAAASGIKLRHLLFGTALGELPWTVAAVAVGASAATITTEGIADFGGLLAVAGGVGAVLLLAGPVYRLLVTDAGEPAPASGPGSH encoded by the coding sequence ATGGCTCCGTCGACGTCGGTGCGTGCACTCGCGGGGGTGGCGATCCTGGGATCGGTCGTCGCGGCCGGACTGTTCGTCTCTCCGACGGCGGCGGGACCGGCCGTCGAGGCGGTGGTCGACGACCCGTTCCTGTTCGGCCTCGTCGTCCTCGGACTGTACCTCCTCCGGCCGCTCGTCGCGTGGCCGACGACGCCGCTCGCGGTTATCGTCGGCTACGGTTACGGGGTCGCCGTCGGGGTTCCGGTCGCACTCGGCGGGGTGTGCCTCACGGTCGTTCCGACGTACGTCGCCGTCCGCTGGCTCGAGAACGGCCGGCGGCCCGCGGTCGACTCGGCCTCTCGAGGCTACCTCGAGCGAGCTGTCGACGTCTCAGAGCGGTACTACGAGGCGACCGGTCCGGTCAGGGGCGTCGTCGCTTCGCGGCTGGCGCCGATTCCCTCGGACGTCTCGACGGCCGCGGCCGCTGCCAGCGGTATCAAACTCCGACACCTCCTGTTCGGAACGGCCCTCGGCGAACTTCCGTGGACGGTTGCGGCCGTCGCCGTGGGCGCCTCCGCGGCGACGATCACGACGGAGGGGATCGCCGATTTCGGCGGCCTGCTCGCCGTCGCCGGGGGTGTCGGGGCCGTGCTTTTACTCGCCGGTCCCGTCTACCGGCTCCTCGTCACCGACGCCGGCGAGCCCGCGCCCGCCTCCGGACCGGGGTCGCACTAG
- a CDS encoding DUF5830 family protein, which translates to MDDRVELGLALLERLEHESLSLAAAVDRIETVTSDPTVTRTILDEAELRGIIEREDGIVRPKSRLYVRYEQDVVTREGEFSCRRCGSGLSTGHFIKLEAGELGPFGSSCIRKVTGREE; encoded by the coding sequence ATGGACGACCGCGTCGAACTGGGACTGGCCCTGCTCGAGCGACTCGAACACGAGTCGCTCTCGCTGGCGGCAGCCGTCGACCGGATCGAGACGGTGACGAGCGACCCCACGGTGACCCGCACGATCCTCGACGAGGCTGAACTCCGCGGGATAATCGAGCGCGAGGACGGGATCGTCCGGCCGAAGAGTCGGCTCTACGTCCGCTACGAGCAGGACGTGGTGACCAGAGAGGGCGAGTTCTCGTGTCGGCGCTGCGGGTCGGGGCTCTCGACGGGCCACTTCATCAAACTCGAGGCCGGCGAGCTCGGCCCGTTCGGCTCGTCGTGTATCCGAAAAGTGACCGGCAGGGAGGAGTGA
- a CDS encoding DUF7115 domain-containing protein encodes MNVPGIVQSTLDGEEISAQVSLGGEDELYVTPTKSVIYRADGLLSDESVETYPHDADRLTLSEGRRKTRFSLEYALGDTDEFAIPARKTEAALHPVLAGVLSGNGITDPGETVVQTYRFSELTVIVTSQRLLKHVGEAVWDGDFEGYHFDDVTKLSFEDGAVATQVVLEVDGRQQRIKAPNDQAGDLSERLKRALFAYYDVDSLAALNERIGVEEAEDPQDDPAAAFGEGVDPLDADPPAPEDGATASDRDAERATSVGETRPSSAAAVAPAHTPDREGESAAAESETETRPAEDGFEHSEFTPATSDSDAELAARLEALEATVERQTELLERQQRTIEQLIEELRQGR; translated from the coding sequence ATGAACGTTCCCGGCATCGTCCAGTCCACGCTCGATGGCGAGGAGATCTCGGCGCAGGTGTCTCTCGGCGGCGAGGACGAACTCTACGTCACGCCGACGAAATCCGTTATCTACCGTGCTGACGGTCTGCTGAGCGACGAGTCCGTCGAAACGTACCCCCACGACGCGGACCGCCTCACCCTCTCCGAAGGGCGGCGCAAGACCCGCTTTTCGCTCGAGTACGCACTCGGGGACACGGACGAGTTCGCGATCCCGGCGCGGAAGACCGAAGCGGCGCTTCACCCGGTTCTGGCGGGCGTCCTGAGCGGTAACGGCATCACCGATCCCGGCGAGACCGTCGTCCAGACGTACCGCTTCAGCGAACTCACCGTGATCGTCACCAGCCAGCGACTCCTCAAGCACGTCGGCGAGGCGGTCTGGGACGGCGACTTCGAGGGGTATCACTTCGATGACGTCACGAAGCTCTCCTTCGAGGACGGGGCGGTTGCGACCCAGGTCGTCCTCGAGGTCGACGGCCGCCAGCAGCGGATCAAAGCGCCCAACGACCAGGCGGGCGATCTCAGCGAGCGGCTCAAACGGGCGCTGTTCGCCTACTACGACGTCGACTCCCTCGCGGCGCTCAACGAGCGGATCGGCGTCGAGGAGGCCGAGGACCCACAGGACGATCCGGCCGCGGCCTTCGGTGAGGGCGTCGACCCGCTCGACGCGGATCCGCCGGCTCCCGAGGACGGGGCGACAGCCTCCGACCGTGACGCCGAACGCGCCACCTCCGTCGGCGAGACGCGACCGTCGTCCGCAGCCGCGGTGGCGCCCGCACACACGCCGGATCGCGAAGGCGAGTCCGCGGCCGCCGAGTCGGAAACCGAAACGCGACCGGCCGAGGACGGCTTCGAACACAGCGAGTTTACCCCGGCGACGTCGGACTCCGACGCGGAACTCGCGGCGCGCCTCGAGGCGCTCGAGGCGACCGTCGAGCGACAGACGGAACTCCTCGAGCGCCAGCAGCGCACGATCGAACAGCTGATCGAGGAACTCCGACAGGGCCGCTGA
- a CDS encoding helix-turn-helix domain-containing protein codes for MTTVVELESPADRLGVSETFERLPTFEFQIAGMIGASPPLVWVSGPDRHAVEAALEADPTVDVIASLADASDDRWLFRLEFGPELEEFHEIVSENNGAVLEAAAQDGTWSLKLLFHDRDSLSAAHSVFEDREFQVSIKRVTSLDDPSGGTSPLTSTQYETIVKANELGYFDVPRKVTLQELASELDISHQALSERLRRSHAALVSEELSNRMTPTGIDS; via the coding sequence ATGACGACAGTCGTCGAACTCGAAAGTCCGGCCGATCGCCTCGGTGTCTCTGAAACGTTCGAGCGCCTGCCGACGTTCGAATTCCAGATCGCCGGTATGATCGGCGCGTCGCCGCCGCTCGTCTGGGTCTCCGGACCCGATCGGCACGCGGTCGAGGCGGCGCTCGAGGCCGATCCCACGGTCGACGTGATCGCGAGCCTGGCGGACGCGAGCGACGACCGGTGGCTGTTCCGCCTCGAGTTCGGCCCGGAACTCGAGGAGTTCCACGAGATCGTCTCCGAGAACAACGGCGCGGTTCTCGAGGCCGCAGCCCAGGACGGAACGTGGTCGCTCAAGTTGCTCTTTCACGACCGGGACTCGCTTTCTGCGGCTCACTCCGTGTTCGAAGACCGCGAGTTCCAGGTGTCGATCAAGCGCGTGACGTCGCTCGACGATCCCTCGGGCGGTACGAGTCCGCTAACGTCGACCCAGTACGAGACGATCGTCAAGGCGAACGAACTCGGCTACTTCGACGTTCCCCGGAAAGTGACGCTCCAGGAACTCGCTTCCGAACTCGACATCTCTCACCAGGCGCTCTCGGAGCGGCTTCGTCGGAGCCACGCCGCGCTCGTGAGCGAGGAGCTCTCGAATCGGATGACGCCGACCGGGATCGACTCCTGA
- a CDS encoding DUF7344 domain-containing protein — protein sequence MSVSDTVSNGLGGLQRTRATETDDDRPPIATDDVFHLLQTKRRRDVLRYLREAETAVGMRELAEQVAAWEQDTSVAALSSSERQRVYISLYQSHLPKLEDAGVIEYRKNRGIVERTPRAAQLDPFLEEPTSAGMAPERRWARRYAAVAVVSGLLLVATALGAPSPGGLAVATAVVCAFSLLALVHLRSADSPLRVVEQ from the coding sequence ATGAGTGTCTCTGATACCGTTTCGAACGGGCTCGGCGGTCTGCAGCGGACGCGGGCGACGGAAACCGACGACGATCGGCCGCCGATCGCGACCGACGACGTCTTTCATCTCCTGCAGACGAAACGTCGCCGGGACGTCCTTCGATACCTTCGGGAGGCGGAGACCGCAGTCGGAATGCGAGAACTCGCCGAACAGGTCGCCGCGTGGGAACAGGACACCAGCGTCGCCGCCCTCTCCTCGAGCGAGCGCCAGCGGGTCTACATCTCGTTGTACCAGTCACACCTGCCCAAACTCGAGGACGCGGGCGTCATCGAGTACCGGAAGAATCGCGGGATCGTCGAACGAACGCCGCGGGCGGCACAGCTCGACCCGTTTCTCGAGGAGCCGACTTCGGCGGGGATGGCACCGGAAAGGCGGTGGGCCCGCCGGTACGCCGCCGTCGCGGTCGTCTCCGGTCTCCTGTTGGTCGCGACCGCACTCGGCGCCCCGTCGCCGGGCGGGCTCGCCGTCGCGACGGCCGTCGTCTGTGCGTTCTCGCTTCTCGCTCTCGTCCACCTTCGCTCGGCCGACTCACCACTCCGAGTCGTCGAGCAGTGA
- the phoU gene encoding phosphate signaling complex protein PhoU, with product MARKSYQQQLAGLREDVCYMSEVVMERLRMGLDALEQKDNELALEVIRGDAEVNDMYLDLEQQCINLLALQQPVASDLRFIAASFKIITDLERIGDLATNLGEYTIDAERDLFPDVDVQAMGELTLEMVDDAMQAYDTEDVDACRELAARDDDLDHFAERASEIVVRDLIERELESADEIEELLQDVSRLLLTIRDLERVGDHAVNIAARTLYMVENDDELIY from the coding sequence ATGGCGAGAAAATCCTACCAGCAGCAACTCGCGGGGCTTCGCGAGGACGTCTGCTACATGAGCGAGGTCGTGATGGAGCGACTTCGCATGGGTCTCGACGCGCTCGAGCAGAAGGACAACGAGCTCGCACTCGAGGTCATTCGGGGTGACGCCGAGGTCAACGATATGTACCTCGACCTCGAGCAACAGTGTATCAACCTCCTCGCCCTCCAGCAGCCCGTCGCGAGCGACCTCCGGTTCATCGCCGCCTCGTTCAAGATCATCACCGACCTGGAGCGGATCGGCGACCTCGCGACGAACCTCGGCGAGTACACCATCGACGCCGAGCGTGACCTCTTTCCGGACGTCGACGTCCAGGCGATGGGCGAACTGACCCTCGAGATGGTCGACGACGCGATGCAGGCTTACGACACCGAGGACGTCGACGCCTGCCGCGAACTCGCCGCCCGCGACGACGACCTCGATCACTTCGCCGAGCGCGCCAGCGAGATCGTCGTCCGCGACCTGATCGAGCGGGAACTCGAGTCGGCGGACGAGATCGAGGAGCTCCTCCAGGACGTCTCGCGGCTCCTGCTGACGATCCGCGACCTGGAGCGGGTCGGCGATCACGCCGTCAACATCGCCGCGCGAACGCTGTACATGGTCGAAAACGACGACGAACTCATCTACTAG